A stretch of Lathyrus oleraceus cultivar Zhongwan6 chromosome 6, CAAS_Psat_ZW6_1.0, whole genome shotgun sequence DNA encodes these proteins:
- the LOC127096177 gene encoding uncharacterized protein LOC127096177, with translation MLDQALWACRTSPKEATGTTPFRLVYGHDAVLPVEIQVQAVRTQRKYEIPSEDYWSMMTDELVDVDEERMLALDSLQRQKEKVTRAYNKKVKGKVFAVDDLVWRVILPMDRNDRSLGKWSPNWEGPFKVLQAFSNNAYEVEKLAPDRRILRVNGKYLKKYRPLLQEVKIVTD, from the coding sequence ATGTTAGAccaagctttgtgggcatgtcgaacgtcaCCAAAAGAAGCAACTGGAACAACTCCATTTCGACTGGTATATGGGCATGACGCAGTGTTGCCAGTAGAGATTCAAGTCCAGGCAGTTAGAACCCAAAGGAAgtatgaaataccttctgaagacTACTGGAGTATGATGACAGACGAACTGGTCGACGTAGATGAAGAGAGAATGTTAGCTTTGGATTCCCTACAAAGGCAGAAAGAAAAAGTCACCAGAGCCTACAATAAAAAGGTGAAAGGTAAAGTGTTTGCTGTCGACGATCTAGTTTGGAGAGTGATTTTACCTATGGACAGAAATGATAGAAGTTTAGGTAAATGGTCCCCTAATTGGGAAGGACCATTTAAGGTTTTGCAGGCTTTTTCTAATAACGCCTACGAGGTCGAGAAGTTGGCACCAGATAGGCGAATCCTAAGAGTGAATGGAAAGTACTTGAAAAaatataggcctctccttcaagaaGTCAAAATTGTGACAGACTAA